In a single window of the Motilibacter aurantiacus genome:
- a CDS encoding D-alanine--D-alanine ligase family protein, whose protein sequence is MSARRRVAVIGGGRNCEHEVGLATAASVRRALDPRRYDVVPLTIGRDGSWSSDGSPLAFADAVAVLAACDVAFPAVHGPHGEDGTLAALCELAGVPYVGAGVRGGALAMDKWATKLVAAALGIRVAPGMVVASVDELVPVRLPAVVKPVAAGSSHGVTLVRSAAQLVPAARAALELDTRVLVEELVVGREVDVAVLERADGTRVAGPPLEVVVPSGRLFDTEAKYDGSADFRLPAVVSDVEGKELEEAALAMFDALGCSGVARVDFFLTRSGPVLNEVNTMPGLTEQSQVPKMFAAAGLAYPRLLDELVTGALARVG, encoded by the coding sequence GTGAGCGCCCGGCGGCGCGTCGCCGTGATCGGCGGCGGGCGCAACTGCGAGCACGAGGTCGGCCTCGCCACCGCCGCCTCGGTGCGGCGGGCGCTGGACCCGCGGCGCTACGACGTCGTGCCCCTGACGATCGGGCGGGACGGCTCGTGGTCCTCCGACGGCTCCCCGCTCGCCTTCGCCGACGCCGTCGCGGTGCTCGCGGCCTGTGACGTGGCCTTCCCGGCGGTGCACGGCCCGCACGGCGAGGACGGCACGCTCGCGGCGCTCTGCGAGCTGGCCGGCGTCCCCTACGTCGGCGCCGGCGTCCGCGGCGGCGCGCTGGCCATGGACAAGTGGGCCACCAAGCTGGTGGCGGCGGCGCTGGGCATCCGCGTCGCGCCGGGGATGGTCGTGGCCTCCGTCGACGAGCTCGTCCCCGTCCGGCTGCCCGCGGTCGTGAAGCCGGTGGCGGCCGGCTCCAGCCACGGGGTGACGCTCGTCCGCTCGGCCGCGCAGCTCGTGCCGGCGGCCCGCGCCGCGCTGGAGCTGGACACCCGGGTGCTCGTGGAGGAGCTGGTCGTCGGGCGCGAGGTGGACGTGGCGGTCCTCGAGCGCGCCGACGGGACGCGCGTGGCCGGCCCGCCGCTGGAGGTCGTCGTGCCGTCCGGGCGGCTGTTCGACACCGAGGCCAAGTACGACGGGTCTGCCGACTTCCGGCTGCCGGCCGTGGTCTCGGACGTCGAGGGCAAGGAGCTCGAGGAGGCCGCGCTCGCGATGTTCGACGCGCTCGGCTGCTCGGGCGTGGCCCGGGTCGACTTCTTCCTCACGAGGAGCGGCCCCGTGCTCAACGAGGTCAACACCATGCCCGGGCTCACCGAGCAGTCGCAGGTGCCGAAGATGTTCGCGGCGGCCGGCCTGGCGTACCCCCGGCTGCTGGACGAGCTGGTCACGGGGGCGCTGGCCCGCGTTGGGTGA
- a CDS encoding M15 family metallopeptidase: MTTLIADPDVVAIPVEDNGDPLVDLATCGIACAEPGSDRRHVRSTLADRLLAADAALPPGVRLLVVEGLRTARAQAAVLTGYTRELRTTFPWLGSKELRRLATRYVAPLEVAPHVAGAAVDVTLADAFGRELWMGTELDATPEESGGRCAFDADVDPEARRNRILLARALGDVGLVNYPTEWWHWSFGDRYWAFVSGADRAIYGPVER, translated from the coding sequence ATGACAACGCTCATCGCCGACCCCGACGTGGTCGCGATCCCGGTCGAGGACAACGGCGACCCGCTCGTCGACCTCGCCACCTGCGGCATCGCCTGCGCCGAGCCGGGCAGCGACCGGCGCCACGTGCGCTCCACGCTCGCCGACCGGCTGTTGGCCGCCGACGCGGCGCTCCCCCCGGGGGTGCGCCTGCTCGTCGTCGAGGGGCTGCGCACCGCCCGCGCCCAGGCCGCGGTGCTGACCGGCTACACCCGCGAGCTGCGCACCACGTTCCCCTGGCTCGGGTCGAAGGAGCTGCGGCGGCTCGCGACCCGCTACGTCGCGCCGCTCGAGGTCGCGCCCCACGTGGCGGGGGCCGCGGTCGACGTCACGCTCGCCGACGCGTTCGGCCGGGAGCTGTGGATGGGGACCGAGCTGGACGCCACCCCGGAGGAGAGCGGAGGCCGCTGCGCGTTCGACGCCGACGTCGACCCGGAGGCGCGCCGCAACCGCATTCTGCTCGCGCGGGCCCTCGGCGACGTCGGGCTGGTGAACTATCCGACCGAGTGGTGGCACTGGAGCTTCGGCGACCGCTACTGGGCCTTCGTCAGCGGGGCGGACCGCGCGATCTACGGCCCGGTCGAGCGATGA
- a CDS encoding cutinase family protein: protein MSVSRRLPRALLTACAVVACLLGLPGPAPAAAAGAAVACTDATLVFARGSGQPLGAGEVTRFFSASLAALAARPVGTYELGTHAQGAARYPAVGVGTDSTEAFLTMIGADLSWTGLGSYRASVAQGVAETAAYLSARSALCPGERFVLSGYSQGAHVIGDALAGLAPALRARVAYVALFGDPKLHLPEGKGIVPPACRGGSRSPWRRGSAGCLVDSGILEARVPYVPADLAGRVGSWCDSGDAVCTNNLAAFRNTAHSAYDLPGKGVDQAATEIAAALAR, encoded by the coding sequence ATGTCCGTCTCGCGCCGCCTTCCTCGTGCCCTGCTCACGGCGTGCGCGGTCGTCGCGTGCCTGCTCGGGCTGCCCGGTCCCGCCCCGGCGGCCGCCGCCGGGGCCGCCGTGGCCTGCACCGACGCCACGCTGGTCTTCGCCCGTGGCTCCGGCCAGCCGCTGGGCGCCGGGGAGGTTACCCGCTTCTTCTCCGCGTCGCTCGCAGCGCTCGCGGCGCGACCGGTGGGCACGTACGAGCTCGGCACCCATGCCCAGGGCGCGGCCCGCTACCCGGCGGTCGGCGTCGGCACCGACTCCACCGAGGCCTTCCTCACCATGATCGGCGCAGACCTGTCCTGGACCGGCCTCGGCAGCTACCGGGCCAGCGTCGCCCAGGGGGTCGCCGAGACGGCGGCCTACCTCTCGGCCCGCTCCGCGCTCTGCCCGGGCGAGCGCTTCGTGCTGAGCGGCTACTCGCAGGGCGCGCACGTCATCGGTGACGCCCTGGCCGGGCTGGCCCCCGCCCTGCGGGCGCGGGTCGCGTACGTCGCGCTCTTCGGCGACCCGAAGCTTCACCTGCCCGAGGGCAAGGGCATCGTCCCCCCGGCCTGCCGCGGCGGCAGCAGGTCCCCCTGGCGCCGCGGCAGCGCCGGCTGCCTGGTGGACAGCGGGATCCTCGAGGCCCGCGTGCCGTACGTCCCGGCCGACCTCGCCGGCAGGGTCGGGTCCTGGTGCGACTCCGGCGACGCGGTCTGCACGAACAACCTCGCGGCGTTCCGCAACACGGCGCACTCGGCGTACGACCTGCCCGGCAAGGGCGTGGACCAGGCCGCCACGGAGATCGCCGCGGCGCTGGCGCGTTGA
- a CDS encoding ParA family protein, with protein sequence MITVAIANQAGSAGKTTSAVTLAALLAQGGHEVLLLDSDGQANATTWLGVDEPAATLGDVLLRRRGLTLVDAAVETDVPRLRLVPADDRLDADAVELARSLGGEQRLRQALEAMAEQQAAADVTIIDCPGALSIFTIAALVAADSVITVAQPTVKELAGVPKLEGTVEDVRSAYNPKLSLAGVIPCNVPPTGAGVLYAQALALLAENYGDIVTPAVRRSVRVPEAYAQQRPLPVHSPREAVTEDYRAVLDALARAGVLPASGDPLDPPAPRRRAIPAESRARTEEPGLW encoded by the coding sequence GTGATCACAGTCGCCATCGCGAACCAGGCGGGGTCGGCCGGGAAGACGACCAGCGCCGTGACCCTCGCCGCCCTGCTCGCCCAGGGTGGGCACGAGGTCCTGCTCCTCGACTCCGACGGCCAGGCCAATGCCACCACCTGGCTCGGGGTGGACGAGCCTGCGGCCACCCTCGGTGACGTGCTGCTGCGCCGGCGAGGGCTCACGCTCGTCGACGCCGCCGTGGAGACCGACGTGCCGCGGCTGCGGCTCGTGCCCGCGGACGACCGGCTCGACGCCGACGCGGTCGAGCTGGCCCGCTCGCTCGGCGGCGAGCAGCGGCTGCGCCAGGCGCTGGAGGCGATGGCCGAGCAGCAGGCGGCCGCGGACGTCACGATCATCGACTGCCCGGGGGCGCTGAGCATCTTCACGATCGCAGCGCTCGTCGCAGCGGACTCGGTAATCACCGTGGCCCAGCCGACGGTCAAGGAGCTGGCCGGCGTGCCGAAGCTGGAGGGCACGGTCGAGGACGTCCGCAGCGCCTACAACCCCAAGCTGTCCCTCGCCGGCGTGATCCCGTGCAACGTGCCGCCCACCGGGGCGGGCGTGCTCTACGCGCAGGCGCTCGCCCTGCTGGCCGAGAACTACGGCGACATCGTCACTCCCGCGGTCCGGCGCAGCGTGCGGGTCCCGGAGGCGTACGCCCAGCAGCGGCCGCTCCCCGTGCACTCCCCGCGGGAGGCGGTCACCGAGGACTACCGCGCGGTGCTGGACGCCCTGGCCCGGGCGGGCGTCCTGCCCGCGTCGGGGGATCCGCTCGACCCGCCGGCCCCCCGGCGGCGGGCGATTCCGGCGGAATCACGGGCGCGGACGGAGGAGCCCGGGCTGTGGTGA
- a CDS encoding sensor histidine kinase, with protein sequence MAHSLSWPPDEAGRRLLLGGAIGLAVAAFGLWETGRGISANNPSPLAAVAMGVAAGTYRVKPALALALVWAAAVLQVLLGRDVAFVQLATLLVAYGTARYGRPVTVWASGVSIPIGAVLALAYIATTGTDLPRRLGLYRFGGDLSAPVVANGLVLVLAALAGPWLVGLLLRVRDAYRRSVAQRRAAEAEAERHQEIAGLEAAQARLARDVHDVVGHSLTVILAQADSAQFYEDADIAKIRSAMEQIAATARSSLGDVRQVLASTSPDAAPPRPPGGLDELIEGVRGAGHDLRLRVEGLPQPMPPELDVVAYRVLQEMLTNAIRHGRRDLPIFVDRTWGADELRLEVRNAVQEMEYTSGEGLGLPGMARRLEAVGGRLRTRREDVPEGTVQFTVTADVPVRPKGGR encoded by the coding sequence ATGGCCCACTCGCTCTCCTGGCCGCCCGACGAGGCGGGGCGGCGCCTGCTCCTCGGCGGCGCGATCGGCCTGGCCGTCGCGGCGTTCGGGCTGTGGGAGACCGGCCGCGGCATCTCCGCGAACAACCCCAGCCCCCTCGCCGCGGTCGCGATGGGGGTGGCGGCGGGGACGTACCGGGTCAAGCCCGCGCTCGCCCTGGCGCTGGTGTGGGCGGCCGCCGTGCTGCAGGTGCTGCTCGGCCGTGACGTCGCGTTCGTGCAACTGGCCACCCTGCTCGTGGCGTACGGGACGGCCCGCTACGGGCGCCCGGTCACGGTGTGGGCCAGCGGCGTCTCGATCCCGATTGGGGCGGTCCTCGCCCTGGCGTACATCGCGACCACCGGCACCGACCTGCCGCGCCGGCTCGGACTGTACCGCTTCGGCGGGGACCTTTCGGCTCCTGTCGTGGCGAACGGGCTCGTGCTGGTGCTCGCCGCGCTGGCCGGCCCCTGGCTGGTGGGGCTGCTGCTCCGGGTCCGCGACGCGTACCGGCGCTCCGTGGCCCAGCGGCGCGCCGCCGAGGCGGAGGCCGAGCGGCACCAGGAGATCGCGGGGCTGGAGGCGGCCCAGGCCCGGCTGGCCCGCGACGTGCACGACGTGGTCGGCCACTCGTTGACCGTCATCCTGGCGCAGGCGGACTCGGCGCAGTTCTACGAGGACGCCGACATCGCGAAGATCCGCTCCGCGATGGAGCAGATCGCCGCGACGGCACGCTCCTCGCTGGGGGACGTGCGCCAGGTGCTGGCGTCCACGTCACCGGACGCCGCTCCCCCGCGTCCACCGGGTGGGCTGGACGAGCTGATCGAGGGCGTGCGCGGCGCCGGCCACGACCTGCGGCTGCGGGTCGAGGGCCTGCCGCAGCCGATGCCTCCGGAGCTGGACGTGGTGGCGTACCGCGTGCTGCAGGAGATGCTCACGAACGCCATCCGGCACGGGCGGCGCGACCTGCCGATCTTCGTGGACCGGACGTGGGGCGCCGACGAGCTGCGCCTCGAAGTGCGCAACGCCGTTCAGGAAATGGAGTACACCTCCGGGGAAGGGCTCGGGCTGCCCGGCATGGCACGGCGGCTCGAGGCCGTGGGCGGCCGGCTGCGTACCCGCCGGGAGGACGTGCCGGAAGGCACGGTGCAGTTCACGGTGACGGCCGACGTGCCGGTGCGGCCCAAGGGGGGACGATGA
- a CDS encoding ParB/RepB/Spo0J family partition protein — protein sequence MAPSSRRGRGLEGSAVAALTRRVPAATSEEHFPARSGRIVAALARPGQEAGPGRAVLDVPLSDIAENPDNPRSAVGDVTELAASIRESGVQQPVTLVPTAAWVATHPDHAAAMAGRSYVVVMGHRRRAASLLAERATLPAIVREDLADPVEALVAAGLENLHREDLTPLDEARQYAALAERGVSQRDIARRLGVAQSQVSKRLALLRLAPSARRDLAEGALSLADAAALAAMPAEQAEAAYGLAKERSLPVPAAVQELTRRAEAQRAVEQAQEQAAREGVPLVEPEAVWGSEAAEGRRLHTDEEVVASRAAGTLVAVATPQGLEYYTSAETVPGDPEGPVAAPDEERERRRATKARAAACTALVQAPPDARALLRELAEAALHRRVDSAGALKLVHGWLGRRIGDTYAKDPQVWRDSLATGPDRQHAWGAWAMTVAADELAARAPREEWGRREAAHVQRLVDAVGYVPTPWEQRRLGQARDAPPAGDSGGISAGTPAEDVQ from the coding sequence GTGGCACCCAGCAGCAGGCGAGGGCGCGGGCTCGAGGGCTCCGCCGTGGCGGCGCTCACCCGACGGGTGCCCGCGGCCACGTCCGAGGAGCATTTCCCGGCCCGCAGCGGGCGCATCGTCGCGGCCCTCGCGCGCCCCGGGCAGGAGGCCGGCCCGGGCCGGGCGGTCCTCGACGTGCCGCTGTCCGACATCGCCGAGAACCCGGACAACCCGCGCAGCGCGGTCGGGGACGTCACCGAGCTCGCCGCGTCGATCCGGGAGAGCGGGGTCCAGCAGCCCGTCACCCTCGTGCCGACCGCCGCCTGGGTCGCCACCCACCCGGACCACGCGGCAGCCATGGCCGGGCGGAGCTACGTGGTGGTCATGGGCCACCGGCGCCGGGCGGCCTCGCTGCTGGCCGAGCGCGCGACGCTGCCGGCGATCGTCCGCGAGGACCTTGCCGACCCGGTCGAGGCGCTGGTCGCGGCCGGGCTGGAGAACCTGCACCGCGAGGACCTCACGCCGTTGGACGAGGCCCGCCAGTACGCCGCGCTGGCCGAGCGCGGAGTCAGCCAGCGCGACATCGCCCGCCGGCTCGGGGTCGCCCAGAGCCAGGTGTCCAAGCGGCTCGCCCTGCTCCGGCTGGCCCCGTCGGCCCGGCGCGACCTCGCCGAGGGCGCCCTCTCGCTCGCCGACGCCGCCGCGCTCGCGGCGATGCCGGCCGAGCAGGCCGAGGCGGCGTACGGGCTGGCCAAGGAGCGGTCGCTGCCGGTCCCGGCGGCGGTGCAGGAGCTGACCCGCCGGGCCGAGGCGCAGCGGGCCGTCGAGCAGGCGCAGGAGCAGGCGGCGCGCGAGGGCGTCCCCCTCGTCGAGCCGGAGGCCGTGTGGGGCTCCGAGGCGGCGGAGGGCCGGCGGCTGCACACGGACGAGGAGGTGGTGGCATCCCGTGCGGCGGGGACGCTGGTCGCCGTCGCGACGCCGCAGGGCCTGGAGTACTACACGTCCGCCGAGACCGTGCCGGGGGACCCCGAAGGCCCCGTCGCGGCCCCCGACGAGGAGCGCGAGCGCCGGCGCGCGACCAAGGCCCGCGCTGCGGCGTGCACCGCGCTCGTGCAGGCGCCGCCGGACGCCCGCGCGCTCCTGCGCGAGCTGGCCGAGGCGGCCCTGCACCGCCGGGTGGACAGCGCCGGCGCGCTCAAGCTCGTCCACGGCTGGCTCGGGCGCCGGATCGGGGACACCTACGCCAAGGACCCGCAGGTCTGGCGGGACAGCCTGGCGACGGGCCCGGACCGGCAGCACGCGTGGGGCGCGTGGGCCATGACCGTCGCGGCGGACGAGCTCGCGGCCCGGGCTCCGCGCGAGGAGTGGGGGAGGCGGGAGGCCGCCCACGTCCAGCGGCTCGTCGACGCGGTCGGCTACGTCCCCACCCCGTGGGAGCAACGCCGGCTGGGCCAGGCGCGGGACGCGCCGCCCGCCGGTGATTCCGGCGGAATCAGCGCCGGCACCCCTGCAGAGGACGTCCAGTGA
- the alr gene encoding alanine racemase: MSRPTLTVDLSAVAANTRLLASAARGALMAVVKADGFGHGDAGVARTALASGATALGVTSVEEALALRRDGVEAPVLSWLNPVDAPFDEAVRAGVELAVPSPAHLQAIAAAARRTGRPARLHLHVDIGMARDGASPLEWDALCAAARSAELAGDVRVVGVMGHLGWADQPCDPLNRHGRERFLEAVAAARAAGLRPGTRHLAATAATLTAPDTHFELCRVGAGLAGIDPSGTTRLHPALTLTAPVVAVREVPAGTHVGYGRTYATSRRAWLALLPVGYADGIPRAASGSAWVQLRGRRRRVVGAVSMDCVVVEAGEDPVALGETATVFGPGASGEPTTADWARWAGTLEHEIVTGIGPRVARRTLTAPQLAVSA, translated from the coding sequence ATGAGCCGCCCCACCCTCACGGTCGATCTCTCGGCCGTCGCGGCCAACACCCGCCTGCTGGCCTCCGCGGCGCGCGGCGCCCTGATGGCCGTCGTCAAGGCCGACGGCTTCGGGCACGGGGACGCGGGCGTGGCCCGCACGGCGCTGGCCAGCGGTGCGACGGCGCTCGGGGTGACCTCGGTCGAGGAGGCGCTGGCGCTGCGCCGGGACGGGGTGGAGGCGCCCGTGCTCAGCTGGCTCAACCCGGTCGACGCGCCCTTCGACGAGGCGGTGCGGGCGGGGGTGGAGCTCGCCGTGCCCTCGCCGGCCCACCTGCAGGCGATCGCCGCTGCGGCCCGCCGCACCGGGCGGCCCGCCCGGCTGCACCTGCACGTCGACATCGGGATGGCCCGGGACGGCGCCTCCCCGCTGGAGTGGGACGCGCTGTGCGCCGCGGCCCGCAGCGCCGAGCTCGCCGGGGACGTACGCGTCGTCGGCGTCATGGGCCACCTCGGGTGGGCGGACCAGCCGTGCGACCCGCTCAACCGGCACGGCCGCGAGCGCTTCCTCGAAGCCGTGGCGGCGGCGCGGGCCGCCGGCCTGCGCCCGGGCACGCGTCACCTTGCCGCGACCGCGGCCACGTTGACCGCGCCCGACACCCACTTCGAGCTCTGCCGCGTGGGCGCGGGGCTCGCCGGCATCGACCCTTCCGGGACGACCCGGCTGCACCCTGCCCTGACCCTCACGGCGCCGGTCGTCGCGGTGCGCGAGGTGCCCGCCGGCACGCACGTGGGCTACGGCCGCACGTACGCCACGTCGCGGCGGGCTTGGCTGGCCCTGCTCCCGGTGGGGTACGCCGACGGCATCCCGCGCGCGGCCTCCGGATCGGCGTGGGTGCAGCTGCGCGGGCGCCGGCGCCGGGTCGTGGGCGCCGTGTCCATGGACTGCGTGGTCGTCGAGGCCGGGGAGGACCCGGTGGCCCTCGGGGAGACCGCGACGGTGTTCGGCCCGGGCGCCTCCGGCGAGCCCACCACCGCTGACTGGGCCCGCTGGGCGGGGACGCTCGAGCACGAGATCGTGACCGGGATCGGCCCGCGCGTGGCACGCCGGACGCTGACGGCTCCGCAGCTGGCGGTGAGCGCGTGA
- a CDS encoding metallophosphoesterase family protein produces the protein MTANSPLPASGDPSLVSRRTVLAGSAGLVAGAALTVSGASEASAARRAYSTDGPALLCEPYQLDPSWSDVNIVWHTATEGDEHFVLFGDAVADMTAAEAVAAVTGKAASGDGWRRKSADTHRLSQTAEDAASRAPQAYTRLTPRPVFRHCGRVIGLERGVRTPYRVVSLHSDGRATVSAAYTAEAKARRGDAVKLLLTSDHQLKNMTPANLTKVAETVGVELDGVLVAGDLVNVPDRASEWFDSTTGLAFFAGLTGRARFTLGGKQYTGAPLIQNTPLYPAIGNHEVMGRTVEATLDAQFNDPHPRSVAERRFATEGSGDREAWVTANSWNATTYEEMFPFPASKQGGPQYWSTTIGDVFLVSLFVTQIWRSGSTAPNVKGKFQEASSTLADPTKWGYGQHIFEPVSKGSEQYEWLEKQLSSKEARKAKVRVVMYHHPGHGLGDNSAPAFTDPVPTVTRDASGNVTSVKYEYPLEDDHILRDLEPLFSRYGVNLVHNGHSHLWNRFVNASGVNWLETSNVGNSYGAYDDFNGTKRALPDDGENVLLGDPGGLEPVVPTVAPLTDAQGRPMPYVSSNDITCFSVLDTADMVVRSYRYDTRDAAAPTVLFDEMPLG, from the coding sequence GTGACTGCGAACTCCCCGCTCCCCGCCTCCGGTGACCCCTCCCTGGTCTCCCGCCGTACCGTCCTCGCCGGCTCGGCCGGCCTCGTCGCCGGCGCCGCCCTGACCGTCTCGGGCGCCTCCGAGGCCTCCGCCGCCCGCCGCGCCTACTCGACCGACGGCCCCGCCCTGCTGTGCGAGCCGTACCAGCTGGACCCGAGCTGGAGCGATGTCAACATCGTCTGGCACACCGCGACCGAGGGCGACGAGCACTTCGTGCTCTTCGGTGACGCGGTCGCCGACATGACCGCCGCCGAGGCCGTCGCCGCCGTGACGGGCAAGGCCGCCAGCGGTGACGGCTGGCGGCGCAAGAGCGCCGACACGCACCGGCTGAGCCAGACCGCGGAGGACGCGGCCTCACGCGCCCCCCAGGCGTACACCAGGCTGACGCCGCGCCCGGTCTTCCGCCACTGCGGCCGGGTCATCGGGCTCGAGCGCGGCGTCCGCACGCCGTACCGCGTCGTGTCGCTGCACTCGGACGGCCGCGCGACGGTCAGCGCGGCGTACACGGCGGAGGCGAAGGCGCGCCGCGGCGACGCGGTCAAGCTGCTCCTCACCAGCGACCACCAGCTCAAGAACATGACCCCGGCGAACCTCACCAAGGTCGCCGAGACCGTCGGCGTCGAGCTCGACGGCGTCCTCGTCGCCGGCGACCTGGTCAACGTGCCGGACCGGGCGAGCGAGTGGTTCGACTCGACCACGGGCCTCGCCTTCTTCGCCGGCCTCACCGGCCGGGCCAGGTTCACCCTGGGCGGCAAGCAGTACACCGGCGCCCCGCTGATCCAGAACACCCCGCTCTACCCGGCCATCGGCAACCACGAGGTCATGGGCCGCACGGTCGAGGCGACGCTGGACGCGCAGTTCAACGACCCGCACCCGCGCTCGGTCGCGGAGCGCCGCTTCGCCACCGAGGGCTCCGGCGACCGCGAGGCGTGGGTCACCGCGAACTCCTGGAACGCCACGACGTACGAGGAGATGTTCCCCTTCCCGGCGTCGAAGCAGGGTGGGCCGCAGTACTGGTCGACCACGATCGGCGACGTCTTCCTCGTCAGCCTCTTCGTGACGCAGATCTGGCGCTCGGGCTCGACAGCGCCGAACGTGAAGGGCAAGTTCCAGGAGGCGTCCTCGACCCTCGCCGACCCGACGAAGTGGGGCTACGGCCAGCACATCTTCGAGCCGGTGTCGAAGGGCTCGGAGCAGTACGAGTGGCTGGAGAAGCAGCTCTCGTCGAAGGAGGCCCGCAAGGCCAAGGTCCGCGTGGTCATGTACCACCACCCCGGGCACGGCCTCGGCGACAACTCCGCCCCGGCGTTCACCGACCCGGTCCCGACCGTCACCCGCGACGCTTCGGGGAACGTCACTTCGGTGAAGTACGAGTACCCCCTCGAGGACGACCACATCCTGCGCGACCTCGAGCCGCTGTTCAGCAGGTACGGCGTGAACCTCGTGCACAACGGCCACTCCCACCTGTGGAACCGCTTCGTCAACGCCTCGGGCGTCAACTGGCTCGAGACGTCGAACGTCGGCAACTCCTACGGCGCGTACGACGACTTCAACGGCACGAAGCGCGCGCTCCCCGACGACGGCGAGAACGTCCTGCTCGGCGACCCGGGCGGCCTGGAGCCGGTCGTCCCGACGGTGGCGCCGCTGACGGACGCGCAGGGCCGGCCGATGCCGTACGTCTCGAGCAACGACATCACGTGCTTCTCGGTGCTCGACACCGCGGACATGGTCGTGCGGTCGTACCGGTACGACACGCGTGACGCGGCTGCGCCGACGGTGCTGTTCGACGAGATGCCGCTGGGCTGA
- a CDS encoding response regulator yields MSEPIRVLLVDDQELFRSGVAVNLDAQPDMQVVGQASNGRDAVHLVATTQPDVVLMDIRMPEMDGVEATRLIFAPEAAARRSRPVRVIVLTTFNLDDRAATAIRYGASGFLLKDATPDFLRAAIRTVHSGSAVLAPDDLHTLLEGGFRHSQPLPSAYGSLTDKEREILDAVARGLSNAEVAAETFLSESTVKTHVGSILRKLDLRDRVQIVVFAHEHGLR; encoded by the coding sequence ATGAGCGAGCCGATCCGCGTGCTGCTGGTCGACGACCAGGAGCTCTTCCGGTCGGGGGTGGCGGTGAACCTCGACGCGCAGCCCGACATGCAGGTCGTCGGGCAGGCGTCCAACGGCCGGGACGCCGTCCACCTGGTCGCCACCACCCAGCCGGACGTCGTGCTCATGGACATCCGCATGCCGGAGATGGACGGCGTGGAGGCGACGCGGCTGATCTTCGCGCCGGAGGCCGCCGCCCGCCGCTCCCGGCCGGTCCGGGTCATCGTCCTGACGACGTTCAACCTGGACGACCGGGCCGCGACGGCGATCCGCTACGGCGCGAGCGGCTTCCTGCTCAAGGACGCGACGCCGGACTTCCTGCGGGCCGCGATCCGGACCGTGCACTCGGGGAGCGCCGTCCTCGCGCCGGACGACCTGCACACGCTGCTCGAAGGAGGGTTCCGGCACTCGCAGCCGCTGCCCTCGGCCTACGGCTCCCTGACCGACAAGGAGCGCGAGATCCTCGACGCGGTGGCGCGCGGCCTGAGCAACGCCGAGGTCGCCGCCGAGACCTTCCTCAGCGAGTCGACGGTGAAGACGCACGTGGGCAGCATCCTGCGCAAGCTCGACCTGCGCGACCGGGTGCAGATCGTCGTCTTCGCCCACGAGCACGGGCTGCGCTGA